The Thermobispora bispora DSM 43833 genome window below encodes:
- a CDS encoding F0F1 ATP synthase subunit epsilon, translated as MSKLRVGFVSPEREIWTGEADMVIAKTVDGEIGIMPKHAPVIGVLVDGGVVRIKRSGDDDIVAAVHGGFISVADDDVSILAEAAELGTEVDVEEARSALQRALDSIQADQDDKQARIEAQRARARLRAAGEEV; from the coding sequence GTGTCAAAGCTGCGGGTCGGTTTCGTATCGCCGGAGCGCGAGATCTGGACGGGCGAAGCCGACATGGTGATTGCCAAGACCGTGGACGGCGAGATCGGTATCATGCCGAAGCACGCCCCGGTCATCGGTGTCCTGGTCGACGGCGGAGTGGTCCGTATCAAGCGCAGCGGCGACGACGACATCGTGGCCGCGGTTCACGGCGGGTTCATCTCCGTCGCCGACGATGACGTGTCGATCCTCGCGGAGGCGGCCGAGCTCGGCACCGAGGTCGACGTGGAAGAGGCCCGGAGCGCGCTCCAGCGGGCCCTCGACTCGATCCAGGCCGATCAGGACGACAAGCAGGCCCGGATCGAGGCGCAGCGGGCGCGGGCCCGGCTCCGCGCCGCCGGCGAAGAGGTCTGA